Proteins from a single region of Apium graveolens cultivar Ventura chromosome 7, ASM990537v1, whole genome shotgun sequence:
- the LOC141674981 gene encoding putative aspartic proteinase GIP2: MCGSTKCKQYNIKNAGCMICFGTVPCTPGCNIGACALSSVNEYASLSSGQCHMFIGGGPYYFPPYGKDITKELITTPIVQHPLKVRGFGIAFDPEFFYYVNVTSISVDHKVVSFNDSLLSIGKDAWGGTALSTTTTTTTFTILRDSIYEVLVSAFTKAAAFRKMKRVESVAPFGACYESKSVARSQTGPVVPYIDIGLAGNTHWRFYGANSMVSVNKDILCLAFVGAPVRTSSIVIGAYQMENYLIKFDLESSKLRISTSLLFRNTTCSQFRI; the protein is encoded by the exons ATGTGTGGCTCTACTAAATGTAAACAGTATAACATCAAGAATGCTGGCTGCATGATCTGCTTTGGTACTGTACCTTGCACGCCAGGCTGCAATATCGGCGCCTGTGCTCTCAGTTCAGTTAATGAATACGCTTCTTTAAGCAGTGGTCaat GCCACATGTTTATTGGCGGGGGGCCATATTATTTTCCACCATATGGTAAAGACATTACCAAAGAATTAATCACCACACCAATAGTTCAACACCCTCTTAAAGTGAGGGGTTTTGGAATAGCATTTGATCCTGAATTCTTCTATTATGTAAATGTTACATCGATTAGTGTCGATCATAAAGTTGTATCTTTCAACGATTCTTTGTTATCCATCGGGAAAGATGCTTGGGGTGGCACTGCTTTaagtactactactactactactactttCACAATACTAAGAGATTCCATCTATGAGGTTCTAGTTAGTGCTTTTACCAAGGCAGCAGCATTCAGAAAGATGAAAAGAGTAGAATCTGTCGCGCCCTTTGGAGCATGTTATGAGTCTAAATCAGTAGCCAGAAGCCAGACAGGACCTGTAGTtccttatatagatattggtcTGGCAGGCAACACACATTGGCGATTTTATGGTGCTAATTCTATGGTCTCGGTGAACAAAGATATCTTATGCTTGGCATTTGTGGGTGCACCAGTTAGAACTAGTTCAATTGTCATAGGAGCATATCAAATGGAGAATTACCTTATCAAGTTCGATCTTGAATCCTCAAAGCTGAGAATTAGCACTTCACTTCTATTTCGAAATACAACCTGCAGCCAGTTTCGGATCTAG